The genomic region tgtaccagtatagtggtaggtgtaaggctgaattgatcgcttgagattcaaccTATATCGTGAAAATGTTggttagaactggtgacatgTGACTGTTCAGACgtaagccatttatttgtaagtagATTTGGTCATTAAACATAAAGTACagataaaataagacaaaattaaccaaataaaacagaacttcatcaacatcaacaaatttctttcaaaaacagttgaaaaattCATACACACACTTAAATGAGCAACACagtcaacaataaataaacaataataaagtcaaagcaacaacaaactacaaacccTTTATCTGCTGTAAACCGTATATTCCCGACATTAgcgaaaaaataaatattttttggaaaatcgtataacaaaacataaaattccagtaaatactaaatgtattcaaaaactaggtacaaaattaaagtccatactgtgtaaaaactacactgacaaacacaacaccaactgtatttataaaataaaatgtacaaactgccacgacttctatatcggagaaacaagcagaaaaatggaaaccagattcatagAACATAAAGAACACCTTCGCatgttttttaacactgcaaatcaaataagtaCAAcacaaccacagaaaacaccaTCATATTATGTAAGGAAACAAACACAATAtcaaagaaaccttacttatacaagagctcaaaccaaaattgaaccaatacaaaagaacatttttatacctgtactgattaataacctaacatctagcTGCAACGCTCACTACAATCTCGTATTGGGTTATACTCTCGTTCCCAAGACATCtgcccagcaatggtcagttgcaaactctctttgttaagctgaagatgacttaaggAGATCGAAaaattgttctgtactttattttaataaaatgctaATGCTCaaaccagccatcttgagaatacatatttacttcaagtaagtttcttgtcatcataaaaatacattatatttatattttttccggCTCAAAAGATGCAACGTATATTTCCGGCTTTTTAAATCAGAATCCTCTGTTTCACTCTGTTGAACATGTCTAATTACAAAGGACTAAATAATTACCAAGTTGTCAACATGCATTAacttaaatgaatataaaaactaTGAAACAGAAGTTTTAGAGTCTATTTttatacaggcccggcatggcctagcgcgtaaggcgtgcgactcgtaatccgagggtcgcgggttcacgcctgcgtcgcgctaaacatgctcgccctcccagccgtgggggtgtataatgtgacggtcaatcccactattcgttggtaaagagtagcccaagagttggcggtgggtggtgatgactagctgccttccctctagtcttacactgctaaattagggtagcttgagtagctttgtgcgaaattcccaaacaaacaaacaaaatctattttTATACAACCTTCATAGACGGTTTTTTTTCCATCGATGACAGGCAACATTCTTTTTACCTAGTTAAACACGTTTAAGCttccatgaaataaaaataaataaaatatgaaaaaagagtAGGGTCCTTTGAACAGCAACCAtgattgaattaaaaataaataccttaATTCACTGTAGTCACATACAGCGATAAAAAAAGCACGTGGAAGTCctgtggaaaaaaatatataattgatttttttaatttcattataggTTTATGATGATATATGAAATTTGCTAATAATGTGATGTTGTGATGACGCAGATATAAATCATCCAAAACttcaaattttctttgaaaaatatgcACTTCAAGTAGCGTGAACTAAACATAATGCTTTAGTAGTTTTATGATGTTATTTTTAGTATACTGTGCTTAAACTAATGTAAGTATATGGTATATCTGTTACATTACTTTCTCAAattgaaattgtttcatttatttcagttaaaaattaagaacaattaACGAACGCTAAACGATGAGCATTTCATtagcaaaaaaacattttttattgttaaaaaaattcatttatgcGAAAAGAACTGTATCTGGACAAAgcctgaaaataataaataataatttcaatataatatagATTTTTCAGCTATGGATAtttacaatttgtaaaaaaacaaaataagatggAAGCACTTCAGAAGATTTTCCGCATGCTGTAACTAATGTTTTTCGTATAGACAAATAGAcataatagtaattaaaaaattatgtatatatataatatgtatattatatatacatatatttaggtATTCCCAAACATGTAAATTGGTATATTTTACACATCATTGGACACACTGGCGTCAGCTGGTGCATTTTAACTTTCACCAGGTGTATCTCAGTTTAAGTATCACTGGTACACATATGGTCCAGAACACACTGTTACTATCGATGCATAATAGaccttaaagtattttattttaaccaatctataatataatataataaaaagaacaCTACTCCTATCGATCCATAATATACATCATGACACTTTACTGCTATCCGAACACCGTAAATTTCACGTTATATAATTGAAAGCtttatgttttttacaataaatcattttGGGAGAACTTTAAAGacattaaaatagtttatgtttaaaatgacATGTTATGcgataaaaatacacatttagaatataataaaactaaaattaatttcatgttaattacatatttaaagcATATGCTTCTGTAATAGCAAGACAGAACGTATAAACTTGAGTGTTTTTTAAAGGGAATAAACCTGTTTGAACAAAACTGTTATCTATTTACAACTTACATCACTTATTgtactaaaagaaatattttcttttatgtttataaacttacCACTATATTTGAATGCATCATAAAGTCAGGATATAAATATCGTTGTTTAGTATTTTCAAAACCCATTAACTGAACATAGAAAAGTAAGATTTGAAGTATTTGAGTTTATGCAATAATCACTGAGAATATCCAGTTACATGTGTTTACGTacgtgtactactaaaataaatttgaagcCCAAATTATTATTCGATTCACCATTCGTCATTGAGTGACAACGGTTTCAGCAATTTATCCTTTCCTGAGAAACCTTGGACAAATCCAAATCGAGAAAAACAGCCCACGTTCTTACAGTAGTGGACTGTATATCATATGTATGTTTCTAGCTGTCTTTTACTTATCAAGTTTAGTATCTTAAATAACTCAACTGCTAAATTATttagaataacaaacaaaaagaaacaaatctacatatttttcaaatattgtcaGTACAAGGCAACTAAAATCatcacacatataaatatatgtatttcttttaataatttatgatttatatGTTGACTCTACAGGAAATTAGACTTCTGATTAAGAAGTTAGCGCATAAGATCACCCAGAaaagttgtaatgttttcaaacgagacccaaaaATTGAGCGTTTTCGAATGGATGACTATCCTTTTTCAGAAGAATAAAGGGTAAACTTGTTAACTATTCGCCTGATCGTTTATTATTAGTCTATCGCACGATAAGTTAGGGTTGGATCTCTAATAGACTTAGCTTAAAAAGCGCAATTTTTTTGTgcgtatgtatatatgttttggtaatcGCATCAACTCTTTTAACATATGCACTGGTAAGCATAGGCCTTAGGTTAATTTGTTATGCATAACTATAAAGTACAACGATTCATAAAATTTAATTGCttagattttgtttcttttttgtgataaaatacatttaaatgaatgGCAAAGTTGAGCCATTATACAACTTTCTAAAGGTAGAAGAGTGCATGACTGATGGGTAAAGTTTAAAAACCCTACCTTAGTTAATAGATaccatttgaaaaataaagtttcatttgattaagtatattattttgtgttttaatttttctaaaggCATTTGCCACATTAACATAAGTTTCCCTTTAGAAAGGCAACTTTTCACTCTCCATCTTTTGTAAATCTTAATTATACAATTCAAAATTCGACACTTTTCTTGTGTGTTGAGTGATAAACTTTTGTGGTTTTAAAagtcattatattatattttaaaagtcacAGTCAGGATATAGTCAACGCAAATCACTTTTCATTTCAAAAGAAAAGTTTGTGTTTCAAAGGCAAACAAGATTTATTGGTAAAATGAGACTGAGAAGGAAAGCTAAGAAATTGTAAATAGGCCAGAAAACAATCATTTTGAAAAGCACTGAATTGTCAGCATAAATTcatattttctataaaaagaattattaatactcatagcatatttttaaaataatggacGTCTCGGAAACTTATACCTTGTCCaggaaatatttgaaacttaaaagGAATGCTTGAAACGAAACAACAGTATATAGATGTTCTTTCATTTCTGAATATAACTCCTAGATAATAATATCTTGGCTCATAAGTTATTGCAAACTTATCTGTATAATATTCTTTTGTCTTAAGTTTTTGTAACATATGatgaataatgtatttttatactcGCGCATCAAAATACTCATTGAAAGAATTGTCAAAATTCACCTTATTTATCACGAGTTTTCGGAACTAATTAAAACGTACGATTAAAAAACATGGAATAAATTTAACTTTCTTAACTTCTCAACTGCtaatatattgtgtgtttttttcaagttctagcgttacaaacaaaacatacaccTGCTTCTATGAATTACTGTAAAAGtcataattattttactaaatgaaTCAGTAACATTGTTGGTTGTCGCTACCTTAGAGATAAAACATTCTACTTACAAGAAACATATCGCAATTTTTTTTGTGATTTGAAAACACCTTTCAAACTATGTTTAGAGTAAAATGCAATCTCAATTTCAGCTCTGACGTGTTTAATGAAAAGCTGTTTCGTTGTGAACAGAGATATACATGTTCTTATTTCAAACTTCACATATCAACCGGAAATTGAATGCCATAATATTAGAAAATGCCAGTGAGTGTCATAAgactaaaaaaaatactttaatgcaTTAAACTATCGGATAAAAAATAAACCGTTAAAAAATCTGAAGTCTGAATGCCATTGTCTATTTCAAATTAACTTCATATAGTCACTTATGTGAAAAAATATGAATGTAAactgaaatgtttcattttaatttttttacatgaaaCTTTTTAATCAAAAGTGTTAAGTTCGAAAAGTCTCGTGTTTACTTGTCGGggcttttattaaaaaaacttgtAGTTAATTAAAGTTGTGTTAACAATTAAATATCTTGGTTTCTATTTTGTAAAAACttttaatcatgttttatttctAGTACTGTTCTAGTACAGTATCATATAATTTCACATATTTCTATAGAAAACGAGCAACCAACCCCAAAACTGATTCCATGTTTCTTTCCAATATAGACTTGATAAAATGACAAACAATCTAGTCAATGATTAGAGAAGAACTGCACTTTCCAAAAACAGAGCTATTGATCCATCACACGATGGTATCAaactcagggtcttttaaaaatatttcaagagaATTTCACACACAACTTTCCAATAAGCAATCGTTCCGGCTTAGATTGATGCTATTGACTAATAACGGATTAGTAAGATttagtaaaaactttaaaaaaatgaaagaaaacaagttCACTAATAAAATGACTCGAAAGTCTTTTCTATTCTGTATGATTTACAGTATCGGTACAAAAGGTTCAATTTAGGGCAAAAGGAGCAATAATGCGTGCTCGTATTATCGTTATGAAAGATGTATTTGATTCACCAGATTAACATCAAGGGTAAAGGAAGGCACAGTATTTGGCTGAGTGGAAAGAAACTGAATCTATTTACAAGTTATTGAGCCTGTCTGAGTTTTCTGAGAAGGCAATGGAATGACTTTTAGAACAATGTATACATTAACAAACAATCTTGTTTGAGGtttcaaataagtattttaaataacacagtattatttttaacagaaatgtcAGCATATATCAGTTCAAGTaagatttataatttacaaaattaataaagtattgtGAATATCTCATATCGTAGTGaagttattgtttttagttttacaaatgAAATGTCTTCAGGAAGCTTTTTGACGAGCTaatgtcgatatatatatatatattttcataaatacgGAGCTTGTAGGAAAAAAAGACACAAAGAAATGCTATATAATGCTAAACAGTAAGAAAACCAATAGCTTTACTAAACGTTTTAATatattccaaaataaataatcataaaaactacttgttacataacaataaaagCACAATtccaaaaacagaaagaaaaaaaaaaccacaacaaCTGCCCTTTgaacagtttgaaataatttccaaaactgaaatatttacatcacatatatatataacttaagtgTTTCTGGACATGGTTTCCTATTCACAGGAGGGACGACAAACCTTCACATCACATATATTTACTAGATAATTGTTTAGCTAGTTCAGTGTATTTTAAGAACTTAGAGTGAGGGCTTTCTTCTTCTGGCGTCCCTGAAAGTGGTGGAGATTCCTTCGTTACCGATACCAGTTCACTTGCTACTTTTCCACCAGGAACGTCAGGAATATTTACGTctttcacaaaatgtattttactcaGGTGATGCCTATAAGCACCTTTAGAAATGAAATGAGTGTCACAAAAGGCACACTTCATTAAGGAATCTGACGTTTTGGCGTCATTACATGCCCAACTAAAAGCCAAGATGGATCCAGGTGGAGACTGGATGTCAGCACGTGAAATATTGTCGTGGGTTTTATCCAACAATTTTTGAAGTTCTCGAAGAGGATGACCAGTAGTTGTCTCTTCAGTATCATCGGAATGCTGCGagttatttttttctgattttggATCCAGATTTACCAAAGATAACTTAGAAGTATTACTTAAAGATGGACTGGAAACACCTTTgtcttgaaaataaatgtttgacgATTCGACCTTGCTTTTACACACAGTTGTGTTCATTTGGCACTGGGAACGATTTATCTTAGATACATCTTCAGTAGTTCTATaaacattagacatataattagACTTATCTACTTCAGAGTAAACATCGAGAGAATCATCGGTATGATCGGTACCGGGACTTTGTGATCGCAAAGAATTCAGTGGACTTTCATTTTGTCCTCTtgtgtaacaaatattataattttcttcttcTACAAAACCTTCGGAGGTGTTTGGATGAGGTACTGATCCGGAGTGGAAAGATTGTTTTGTATCAGAATCATTTTTCAGTTTTGAAGTGAAGGATTGACATGACATATATTGCGTATCATCGGAAGACGGTTCAGACTTTTTATTAAAATCTCCCTCTACCTTATCTGTCGAAAACCTActcttttgcatgttattatcAACCACATTATGGTTATACTTTGAACTTATAGAACATACAtttatattagttgttttttttactgtagttCCGGTTGAAGAAGTTGCTGTACAAGAGACTCGAGATTTAAATGCTGTACTTTGCCCACCTTTTTCGGAAGGATGACACGGAGGATAAACTTCTACATCGATTCCTAGTCTTTGCAAGATACCGGTATAACCAGTTTTACTGAGCTTATTTCTGTTTTCGAAActcttttcaattaatttttcaattGCATTTAACACAGAAGTAGTTTCactttttttacaagttttattatttagggAATTTTCAAGCTTATCGTCTTTCGAAATGCCATTTTCAGAATTTTCACATGTTGGCGATTTGATAAAGCAAGACATTTTTTGTTTAGGTGCAGCGTCCTCAGACTCAGCTTTTATAGCATGATCTGGCTTTGATTCTTCATTCTCAGAAATCATTACAGAAAGAGCATTTTTCAGGATGTGGTGCGATCTGGGACTCTGGGCACAGTTTTTTATATGTGTTACAAAATCTTTGGCTTCTACTTTTTCAGCACACTCTTCACATGTAATCATACCACTAACATTTTCACTTTTGGACTTCGATTGCTCATTTTGTTCTTTCGACACATTCATTTTGTTCATTTCCATTCTTTCTAACTGTAAAAGTTTTTTAACAGGCAGAGATTTTTTTCTCCTTTCTCTAGTTTGTCTGCGTCTTACACCACTTTCTGTGACAGAACGTAGGATATGTTCTTTATAGTGACTGTTCTTCATCATGTGGTAGCTCAGTTCCTTCAGACTACCAAACACCTGGTTACAAACCTTACAGGTCAATACGGCATTTATCTGCGACTGTGAAGTCACTTTATCAACTGGAACTTTCCAGGATATGATTTGTTCTTgactaataatattgttatagtgTTGAGTAACTCGCATATGATTTGTCATATCTGCCAGAGTTTTAAAGGACTGTCCACACCACATGCACTTCAGAATCTGTCGAGTTTGTTCTGCTCCTTTACCTAGCCAAACATCTTGCCCTCTCACTAATTTTCTTGGAAGTGACATGCTTTCTTTTACTGCCAGATTGTTCTCAGTTATGGAAGCTGAGCATTTAGCAACTGAAGGTGGAGCGTCACCGAAGACATTGGTGTTCGAAGATATTGACATTACAGGTGACATTCCACACTTAGGACTCTGCTGCATATGAACTGCCATTTCAGCCAGACTTTTAAAAGAGTCTTTACACCAAACACAAGTGAATACCTCTTTCACTGGTTCCACAGTTTTATTAATCCATTGGTTTTTCCAGGGATTTTGTCTGCTTGCTGTACGGATTCCCTGAATTTTGTTAACCGTATGGCATAATGCATTCATCTTGTCAAGAGCATTGGCCATATTAGAAGCATTGAAGCTAGGGCTAAGTAACTGGCTTTGAACACCTGATGATCGCAGATGAGGTTTTGGCATTGGACTATGAGAAGTTCTAGAATTAACTCCATGTGCCTTTGAACCTTCCAAATATGATACATTTCTACTCCATGCTATGTGGTCTGAAGAAACATTCAGTGGTGAGTAACTCGATGCTGATGTAGTTATTAGGGAGGGAGTTTCAACACGAGCTAACTTCAAttcttttaaacag from Tachypleus tridentatus isolate NWPU-2018 chromosome 1, ASM421037v1, whole genome shotgun sequence harbors:
- the LOC143249419 gene encoding protein tiptop-like yields the protein MPRRKQDRPLRMKWEDRGDEKLDITRGESPSSGCNGQDVVYDLSEQSVTNNQSTHSNDVTPPPIEIGRSTPNEFNGNGTSSVVYSSKESSLDSTSGCQSKCLTSDENYLVTEPMAKDLPLDFSFRSQNQSSILSLNLPACFLINGVPSESQNEPLDLSVPNRRKSTENCLKELKLARVETPSLITTSASSYSPLNVSSDHIAWSRNVSYLEGSKAHGVNSRTSHSPMPKPHLRSSGVQSQLLSPSFNASNMANALDKMNALCHTVNKIQGIRTASRQNPWKNQWINKTVEPVKEVFTCVWCKDSFKSLAEMAVHMQQSPKCGMSPVMSISSNTNVFGDAPPSVAKCSASITENNLAVKESMSLPRKLVRGQDVWLGKGAEQTRQILKCMWCGQSFKTLADMTNHMRVTQHYNNIISQEQIISWKVPVDKVTSQSQINAVLTCKVCNQVFGSLKELSYHMMKNSHYKEHILRSVTESGVRRRQTRERRKKSLPVKKLLQLERMEMNKMNVSKEQNEQSKSKSENVSGMITCEECAEKVEAKDFVTHIKNCAQSPRSHHILKNALSVMISENEESKPDHAIKAESEDAAPKQKMSCFIKSPTCENSENGISKDDKLENSLNNKTCKKSETTSVLNAIEKLIEKSFENRNKLSKTGYTGILQRLGIDVEVYPPCHPSEKGGQSTAFKSRVSCTATSSTGTTVKKTTNINVCSISSKYNHNVVDNNMQKSRFSTDKVEGDFNKKSEPSSDDTQYMSCQSFTSKLKNDSDTKQSFHSGSVPHPNTSEGFVEEENYNICYTRGQNESPLNSLRSQSPGTDHTDDSLDVYSEVDKSNYMSNVYRTTEDVSKINRSQCQMNTTVCKSKVESSNIYFQDKGVSSPSLSNTSKLSLVNLDPKSEKNNSQHSDDTEETTTGHPLRELQKLLDKTHDNISRADIQSPPGSILAFSWACNDAKTSDSLMKCAFCDTHFISKGAYRHHLSKIHFVKDVNIPDVPGGKVASELVSVTKESPPLSGTPEEESPHSKFLKYTELAKQLSSKYM